Genomic window (Mesorhizobium sp. M4B.F.Ca.ET.058.02.1.1):
AGATTCTCGAAATCGGCACGCTTGGCGGCTACTCGACAATCTGGATGGCGCGGGGACTGCCCGTTGATGGAAAGGTCGTGACGCTGGAGCTCGATCCGCACCATGCCAGGGTCGCACGCTCGAATTTCGAGCGGGCAGGGGTGTCAGACCGGATCGATCTGCGCATCGGTCCAGCGCTTCAATCGCTCGCCGCGCTGAGTGGCGAAAACGCGGGTCCGTTCGATCTGGTCTTCATCGACGCCGACAAGCCGAACAATCCGAATTATCTCGACTGGGCAATGAAGCTGTCACGGCCTGGAACGGTCATCGTCTGCGACAACGTCATTCGTGACGGCGCTGTGGTGCAGGAAGATAGCGGCGACGCCAATGTCGAAGGCGCACGCGCGGCGTTCTCGTTCATTGGGGGCGAGAGGCGACTGGACGGCACCGCCATCCAGACCGTCGGCGCCAAGGGCTATGACGGCTTTGCGATAGCGATCGTCGAGTGAAGGGGTTGGACAGATGGACGAGGCGGCTCTTTGGGACCTGATCAACGCGGGGCGAGAGCGCATGAATCTTGCGCAGAGAAGACTCTGGGACGTGTTCGGCATCGACCGGA
Coding sequences:
- a CDS encoding O-methyltransferase, with product MSKKTWTAVDDYIVASLFEADPVLDAVLTANRNQGLPAIDVSAAQGKLLSLLVRIRGARKILEIGTLGGYSTIWMARGLPVDGKVVTLELDPHHARVARSNFERAGVSDRIDLRIGPALQSLAALSGENAGPFDLVFIDADKPNNPNYLDWAMKLSRPGTVIVCDNVIRDGAVVQEDSGDANVEGARAAFSFIGGERRLDGTAIQTVGAKGYDGFAIAIVE